In Halobaculum sp. XH14, a single genomic region encodes these proteins:
- a CDS encoding 2Fe-2S iron-sulfur cluster-binding protein, which yields MRSDERDVDVPPLTEGIAPGTATDPAVGSDGPATVTVDGTAVSLESGATLLDAVEAVETDEHVAALCHYGREGIGPRSECRTCMVATDEHGVVPACSFPAEDGLTVRTGATDAAEARDVNLDLVLSDHNLRCTTCGKNGRCELQDAAIEAGVEEPRYGVFDDRDEYEPLDDTSPFIAIDRNKCILCNRCVEACNDVQVEGVLRMEGSGSDTRIGFQSDAETMADSTCVSCGHCATVCPTGALVEDGIVDATTIPLPGFTQANSVGETSERAGERSGPMTPKKRAEPTSGGDGKAGDAAGNASEDGSDADGAPDVNGTPGAGVWDDGGDWP from the coding sequence GTGCGCTCCGACGAGCGGGACGTCGACGTGCCGCCGCTGACCGAGGGAATCGCGCCGGGGACCGCGACCGACCCGGCCGTCGGGAGCGACGGGCCCGCGACCGTGACGGTGGACGGCACCGCCGTGTCGCTGGAGTCGGGCGCGACGCTGCTCGATGCCGTCGAGGCGGTCGAGACCGACGAGCACGTCGCCGCGCTGTGCCACTACGGCAGGGAGGGAATCGGCCCCCGGAGCGAGTGTCGCACGTGCATGGTGGCGACCGACGAACACGGCGTCGTCCCGGCCTGTAGCTTCCCTGCCGAGGACGGGCTGACCGTCCGGACCGGCGCGACCGACGCCGCGGAGGCGCGGGACGTGAACCTCGATCTGGTGCTCTCGGACCACAACCTTCGGTGTACGACCTGCGGGAAGAACGGGCGCTGTGAGCTCCAGGACGCCGCCATCGAGGCGGGCGTCGAGGAGCCGCGCTACGGGGTGTTCGACGACCGGGACGAGTACGAACCGCTCGACGACACCTCCCCGTTCATCGCGATCGACCGCAACAAGTGCATCCTCTGTAACCGCTGTGTCGAGGCCTGCAACGACGTGCAGGTCGAGGGCGTCCTGCGGATGGAGGGCTCCGGGAGCGACACCCGCATCGGCTTCCAGAGCGACGCGGAGACGATGGCCGACTCGACGTGCGTCTCCTGTGGCCACTGCGCGACCGTCTGCCCGACCGGCGCGCTCGTCGAGGACGGAATCGTGGACGCGACGACGATCCCGCTGCCCGGCTTCACGCAGGCGAACAGCGTCGGGGAGACGTCCGAACGCGCCGGCGAGCGGTCCGGCCCGATGACGCCGAAGAAGCGCGCGGAGCCGACGAGCGGCGGGGACGGGAAGGCGGGCGACGCGGCCGGAAACGCGAGCGAGGACGGATCCGACGCCGACGGGGCGCCCGACGTGAACGGAACGCCGGGAGCCGGCGTGTGGGACGACGGGGGTGACTGGCCGTGA
- a CDS encoding NADH-ubiquinone oxidoreductase-F iron-sulfur binding region domain-containing protein, whose translation MTLTSTAGDPVVRVSGTAQGAELRGSDADATVLAVGSTGVPAVEPLLSVTRRGRTGFHARCPPERAKTIVSTVAEAGDVTTADPDAVVEHDPDATRLPVPELPGFGVGNRSVLAACGWRRPTNPADHEAAGGFGNPDPAAVLDAGTRLRGRGWGDRCQDAFLAETWGTVRDGDGDAAVVVNGHGNPADALLLAGAPFEVLDGATALARAVDAERLVVYASAADERAVETAREAATTYPDPPAPIDVVAGPPEYRAAEPTMALEAIEGNHRLEARLRPPGPEEVGLHGRPTLVHTSRTLAQLAIALRDGREPETRVVTVTGDVAAPATVELRESDSLADAVDAVEVEGTVKAACVGGRFGGLTRDLDVGVDPEALSAANLGTDGTVHVLAEDSCVVEFVGRRARFAAEGNCGRCVPCREGTTQLTALLRAVYDGEYDADGIEELGRVMATSSLCSFGVRAGRPARTALAAFESEFAAHADGRCPAGQCVEPAEVT comes from the coding sequence ATGACACTCACATCGACAGCGGGGGACCCGGTCGTCCGGGTCTCCGGGACCGCTCAGGGAGCCGAACTGCGGGGTTCCGACGCCGACGCGACGGTCCTCGCGGTCGGGTCGACCGGCGTCCCCGCCGTCGAGCCGCTCCTCTCGGTCACGCGCCGGGGCCGGACCGGCTTCCACGCGCGGTGTCCGCCCGAGCGCGCGAAGACGATCGTTTCGACGGTCGCGGAGGCCGGGGACGTGACGACGGCCGATCCGGACGCCGTCGTCGAGCACGACCCCGACGCGACGCGGCTCCCCGTCCCGGAGTTGCCCGGGTTCGGTGTTGGGAATCGTTCGGTGCTTGCGGCCTGCGGGTGGCGACGCCCGACGAACCCGGCCGACCACGAGGCTGCGGGCGGGTTCGGAAATCCCGACCCCGCCGCGGTGCTGGACGCCGGGACTCGCCTCCGCGGACGAGGCTGGGGCGACCGCTGCCAGGACGCGTTCCTCGCGGAGACGTGGGGGACCGTTCGTGACGGTGACGGCGACGCCGCAGTCGTCGTGAACGGGCACGGGAACCCCGCGGACGCGCTCCTGCTCGCCGGCGCGCCCTTCGAGGTCCTCGACGGGGCGACCGCCCTCGCCCGGGCCGTGGACGCCGAACGGCTCGTCGTGTACGCGTCCGCCGCGGACGAGCGGGCCGTCGAAACCGCCCGGGAGGCGGCAACAACGTACCCGGACCCGCCGGCCCCCATCGACGTGGTCGCCGGGCCGCCGGAGTACCGGGCCGCCGAACCGACGATGGCGCTGGAAGCGATCGAAGGCAACCACCGGCTGGAGGCCCGCCTCCGGCCGCCCGGCCCCGAGGAGGTCGGACTCCACGGCCGGCCGACGCTGGTCCACACCTCCCGGACGCTCGCCCAGCTCGCGATCGCGCTCAGGGACGGACGGGAGCCGGAAACACGGGTGGTGACCGTGACCGGCGACGTGGCCGCGCCGGCGACGGTGGAACTGCGGGAGAGCGACAGCCTGGCCGACGCGGTCGACGCGGTCGAGGTGGAGGGGACGGTCAAGGCCGCCTGCGTGGGCGGCCGCTTCGGCGGGCTCACGCGCGACCTCGACGTCGGCGTCGACCCCGAGGCGCTGTCGGCCGCGAACCTGGGGACCGACGGCACGGTTCACGTGCTCGCGGAGGACAGCTGCGTCGTCGAGTTCGTCGGACGACGCGCGCGGTTCGCGGCCGAGGGGAACTGCGGCCGCTGCGTGCCGTGCCGCGAGGGGACGACACAGCTCACGGCGCTCCTGCGGGCGGTCTACGACGGCGAGTACGACGCCGACGGCATCGAGGAACTCGGCCGGGTGATGGCCACGTCCAGTCTCTGTTCGTTCGGCGTCCGGGCGGGGCGACCGGCCCGAACCGCGCTCGCGGCGTTCGAATCGGAGTTCGCGGCCCACGCGGACGGGCGCTGTCCCGCGGGCCAGTGTGTCGAGCCGGCGGAGGTGACCTGA
- the gfo6 gene encoding D-xylose 1-dehydrogenase Gfo6: MFERLFTNAAARDWDQSPSGTVRVAVVGLGNYARSVSLPAMADATYCEPTVAVSGSARARTAASEEFGLTALDYDAYEAGGAAGEYDAVYVATANRLHLPHVETAAGLGKAVLCEKPLEATVERTERLVTACESADVPLMTAYRMQADPVMRRLRELVRAGGIGDPVRASGDFTFPLLAGGGDPDQWRLDADLAGGGALFDVGVYPLNTTRFLLDADPLAAWGHVRSTSPPFADVDEHVEFGVDFGDCVGNFSASFSGHPSTTLRLQGSEGTVDVTDAFEPGVERTVAVETDAGRATVEGVGADETREEFDYFAHAVLTGAAIEPDGADGLADVRTMATVLESAERGARVRLSQ; this comes from the coding sequence ATGTTCGAACGGCTGTTCACGAACGCGGCGGCCCGCGACTGGGATCAGTCCCCCTCCGGCACGGTCAGGGTCGCCGTCGTGGGGCTGGGCAACTACGCGCGCTCGGTCTCGCTGCCGGCGATGGCGGACGCGACGTACTGCGAACCGACGGTCGCCGTGAGCGGCAGCGCCCGGGCGCGAACGGCCGCCTCGGAGGAGTTCGGTCTCACCGCCCTCGACTACGACGCCTACGAGGCCGGCGGGGCGGCCGGGGAGTACGACGCGGTGTACGTGGCGACGGCGAACCGGCTCCACCTCCCGCACGTCGAGACGGCCGCGGGCCTAGGCAAGGCCGTCCTCTGTGAGAAGCCGCTGGAGGCGACCGTCGAACGGACGGAGCGGCTCGTCACGGCCTGCGAGTCGGCGGACGTCCCGCTGATGACCGCCTACCGGATGCAGGCCGACCCGGTGATGCGTCGGCTTCGGGAGTTAGTCCGCGCCGGCGGCATCGGCGACCCCGTCCGCGCGTCGGGCGACTTCACGTTCCCGCTGCTCGCGGGCGGCGGCGACCCGGACCAGTGGCGGCTCGACGCCGACCTCGCTGGCGGGGGCGCGCTCTTCGACGTCGGCGTCTACCCCCTGAACACGACGCGCTTCCTCCTCGATGCCGACCCGCTGGCCGCGTGGGGCCACGTCAGGTCCACGAGCCCGCCGTTCGCGGACGTGGACGAGCACGTGGAGTTCGGCGTCGACTTCGGCGACTGCGTCGGGAACTTCTCCGCGTCCTTCTCGGGTCACCCCTCGACGACCCTGCGGCTCCAGGGGAGCGAGGGGACCGTCGACGTGACCGACGCTTTCGAGCCCGGAGTCGAGCGCACGGTCGCCGTCGAGACGGACGCCGGCCGGGCGACCGTCGAGGGCGTCGGCGCGGACGAGACGCGCGAGGAGTTCGACTACTTCGCACACGCGGTGCTGACGGGCGCGGCGATCGAACCCGACGGCGCGGACGGCCTGGCCGACGTGCGAACGATGGCGACGGTGCTGGAGTCGGCAGAGCGAGGTGCGCGTGTCCGGTTGTCCCAGTGA
- a CDS encoding carbon-nitrogen family hydrolase, with the protein MKLALTQLGVEHGDVGGNRDRALAAVADAAGRGADLVALPELWNVGYFAFDAYSRAAESVTGPTLSELSVAAADHGVALLAGSIIEDLAASAEAGVDVPAREGLANTAVLFDADGERRAIYRKHHLFGYESAETRLLTPGEALPVVDMLGFSVGVTTCYDLRFPEQFRSLMDAGATLVLVPSAWPYPRVEHWETLPRARAVENLAYVATINGAGSAPDAELLGRSTVYDPWGTTLASTADEPALVTAEVDPDRVRRVREEFPALRDRRDY; encoded by the coding sequence GTGAAGCTCGCACTCACCCAGCTCGGCGTCGAGCACGGCGACGTGGGCGGGAACCGCGACCGGGCGCTCGCCGCGGTCGCGGACGCCGCCGGGCGCGGCGCGGACCTCGTCGCCCTGCCGGAACTGTGGAACGTCGGCTACTTCGCGTTCGACGCCTACTCCCGGGCGGCCGAGTCGGTCACGGGGCCGACGCTCTCGGAACTGTCGGTCGCGGCCGCCGACCACGGGGTGGCGCTCCTGGCCGGGAGCATCATCGAGGACCTCGCCGCTTCCGCCGAGGCGGGCGTCGACGTCCCCGCAAGGGAGGGGCTGGCCAACACCGCGGTGCTCTTCGACGCCGACGGCGAGCGCCGGGCGATCTACCGGAAACACCACCTGTTCGGCTACGAGTCGGCCGAGACCCGACTGCTCACGCCCGGCGAGGCGCTGCCGGTGGTGGACATGCTCGGCTTCTCCGTCGGCGTCACCACCTGCTACGATCTCCGGTTCCCCGAGCAGTTTCGATCGCTGATGGACGCCGGCGCGACGCTCGTGCTCGTTCCGAGCGCCTGGCCGTACCCGCGCGTCGAGCACTGGGAGACGCTCCCGCGGGCGCGTGCCGTCGAGAACCTCGCCTACGTGGCGACGATCAACGGCGCTGGCTCGGCTCCCGACGCGGAACTGCTGGGCCGCTCGACCGTGTACGATCCGTGGGGGACGACGCTGGCCTCCACCGCGGACGAGCCCGCGCTCGTGACCGCGGAGGTCGACCCCGACCGGGTGAGACGCGTCCGCGAGGAGTTCCCCGCGCTCCGCGACCGGCGCGACTACTGA
- a CDS encoding CoxG family protein yields the protein MTVRVRRTFEFAAPPEAVWSFIADPAKRAGAISVVDDYELHGDGDATWHVRLPIPVVRSTIAVETEEVERDPPRHVRFVGTSAAFRVTGEHTVEPLPDGGTRLDNEFVVEGKLPGVERFFERRFEAELEGLEAALRAEVAES from the coding sequence ATGACCGTGCGCGTCCGCCGGACGTTCGAGTTCGCCGCGCCGCCCGAGGCGGTCTGGTCGTTCATCGCCGACCCGGCCAAGCGCGCCGGTGCCATCAGCGTCGTCGACGACTACGAACTGCACGGCGACGGCGACGCCACCTGGCACGTTCGCCTGCCGATCCCGGTCGTCCGCTCGACCATCGCCGTCGAGACCGAGGAGGTCGAGCGCGACCCGCCACGCCACGTGCGGTTCGTCGGCACCTCCGCGGCGTTCCGGGTCACCGGCGAGCACACGGTCGAACCCCTCCCTGACGGCGGGACGCGCCTCGACAACGAGTTCGTCGTCGAGGGGAAGCTGCCGGGCGTCGAACGGTTCTTCGAGCGGCGCTTCGAGGCCGAACTCGAGGGCCTGGAGGCGGCCCTGCGTGCGGAGGTGGCCGAGTCGTGA
- a CDS encoding DUF7123 family protein, with protein sequence MTDYTSEEKRILAYLRDSVSRGEEYFRAKNIAKAIGLSSKQVGSRLPQLAEKSEEMDIEKWGRARSTTWRVELA encoded by the coding sequence ATGACGGACTACACATCCGAGGAGAAACGGATCCTCGCGTACCTCCGCGACAGCGTCTCGCGCGGCGAGGAGTACTTCCGGGCGAAGAACATCGCCAAGGCCATCGGCCTCTCGTCCAAGCAGGTCGGCTCCCGGCTGCCACAGCTCGCGGAGAAGTCCGAGGAGATGGACATCGAGAAGTGGGGCCGGGCGCGCTCGACGACCTGGCGCGTGGAACTGGCCTGA
- a CDS encoding DUF7525 family protein, with protein sequence MTSESVSSDMGTGLALVFGALVTVGAGLMVAGGTQQVMAWGFALAMLAGGLAVTAVHVYA encoded by the coding sequence ATGACATCCGAATCCGTCTCCTCCGACATGGGGACCGGGCTCGCGCTCGTCTTCGGCGCGCTCGTGACGGTCGGCGCCGGCCTGATGGTCGCGGGCGGAACCCAGCAGGTGATGGCCTGGGGGTTCGCGCTGGCGATGCTCGCGGGCGGTCTCGCCGTGACCGCCGTCCACGTGTACGCCTGA
- a CDS encoding LEA type 2 family protein, with protein sequence MSDARGLGPTAATAKAIAAVLVVLVGSVGGAFALGLVGAPSVVGVENRFGAVTESTSQIETELTVHNPNPVGVQLGGMTIDYSVRMNEVLMAQGTKEGVAVETGNSTLPFRTGMNNSQIPAWWVSHVSNDEHTTLRVDASVHSSLLGRTFGAPKVTREVNTSVISAFRTEEARPIEADAAAVTNPVMVLNRTEASWGTVDEETTEIRMTLHLYNPKPYPVTLSSLGYDITMNDIGVGEGEAGRTTTIPPGETVPVRATTHIDTGTLDEWWVSHLERNQVTDLRMELFLTFDLSAAGAGERRIELDEFNRTVETDLFGTKNASDGSGGAGEDGSGSSGDGDDGGGSDAPGTETSTGTATATPSGGESTATATPTATPGGGTSTATDDGLL encoded by the coding sequence ATGAGCGACGCGCGTGGACTCGGGCCGACCGCCGCGACCGCGAAGGCGATCGCGGCCGTCCTGGTCGTGCTGGTCGGCTCCGTTGGGGGTGCGTTCGCGCTGGGGCTCGTCGGCGCGCCGTCGGTCGTCGGCGTCGAGAACCGGTTCGGCGCGGTGACCGAGTCCACCTCACAGATCGAGACGGAGCTGACGGTCCACAACCCGAACCCCGTCGGGGTCCAGCTCGGCGGAATGACGATCGACTACTCGGTGCGGATGAACGAGGTGCTGATGGCACAGGGGACGAAGGAGGGCGTCGCGGTCGAGACGGGCAACAGCACGCTCCCGTTCCGGACCGGCATGAACAACTCGCAGATTCCGGCCTGGTGGGTGAGCCACGTCTCGAACGACGAGCACACGACGCTCCGAGTCGACGCGAGCGTCCACTCCTCGCTGCTCGGGCGGACGTTCGGCGCACCGAAGGTGACCCGCGAGGTGAACACGAGCGTCATCTCGGCGTTCCGGACCGAGGAGGCCCGGCCCATCGAGGCCGACGCAGCCGCGGTGACCAACCCCGTGATGGTCCTGAACCGGACGGAGGCATCGTGGGGGACCGTCGACGAGGAGACGACCGAGATCAGGATGACCCTCCACCTCTACAACCCGAAGCCGTACCCGGTGACGCTCTCCTCGCTCGGGTACGACATCACGATGAACGACATCGGGGTGGGTGAGGGCGAGGCGGGCCGGACGACGACCATCCCGCCGGGCGAAACCGTTCCCGTGCGGGCGACGACCCACATCGACACCGGGACGCTCGACGAGTGGTGGGTGTCCCACCTCGAACGAAATCAGGTGACGGACCTCCGTATGGAGCTGTTCCTGACGTTCGACCTGTCGGCGGCGGGCGCGGGCGAACGGCGGATCGAACTCGACGAGTTCAATCGGACCGTCGAGACGGACCTGTTCGGGACGAAGAACGCGAGCGACGGCTCGGGCGGCGCGGGTGAGGACGGTTCCGGCAGCAGCGGTGACGGCGACGACGGGGGTGGTTCGGACGCGCCCGGAACCGAAACGTCGACCGGAACCGCGACGGCGACGCCGTCCGGCGGCGAATCGACGGCGACGGCGACGCCGACTGCAACTCCGGGGGGCGGAACCTCGACGGCGACCGACGACGGCCTGCTGTAG
- a CDS encoding DUF7528 family protein: protein MSRDDAADLQDAIADALTERREFFRTAGEYRTDGSYVVSRKAADSAGNAKVFASFEELRRLYDRLPDEFSAEDVGRTGITGSRRHMLIRHFAEHPEFGCSIARRNPLTGEKDVGEG, encoded by the coding sequence CTGAGTAGGGACGACGCCGCCGACCTCCAGGACGCCATCGCCGACGCGCTGACCGAGCGCCGGGAGTTCTTCCGAACGGCCGGCGAGTATCGCACGGACGGCAGCTACGTCGTCTCGCGGAAGGCGGCGGACTCGGCCGGCAACGCGAAGGTGTTCGCCTCCTTCGAGGAACTACGCCGGCTGTACGACCGCCTGCCCGACGAGTTCTCCGCCGAGGACGTCGGCCGGACCGGCATCACCGGCTCGCGCCGCCACATGCTGATCCGGCACTTCGCGGAGCACCCGGAGTTCGGCTGTTCCATCGCGCGGCGGAACCCGCTGACCGGCGAGAAGGACGTGGGTGAGGGGTAA
- a CDS encoding phosphate uptake regulator PhoU — METRKVQRLGPSTLAMTLPAEWAKEQNVEKGDEVSLRMGGKGTLTVLPESASTEDAEATLHADNLDADALERAILAQYVLGRRVINITTKEGALDSDHINAVYKAETQLMGLGVIEETPENIAIRCSVDPEDFTLDNLLGRLENTGSTMRGEAVKALAHGNPDLAQRALNRERQANKIFVLLLRLTFTAYQNPNLARAVGLDSGFPLIGYRSVAKNLELIADNAEDIAEIVMEADDHTLDVESSTMRKIREVTDQVDDITAMAVEAVVQRDYSLTIEVRYLFRELKDREQDILTDLPEMDNEQLLRVREVLVSLQETAQYAMRIAEVAANLSLNEENEHVSIE, encoded by the coding sequence ATGGAAACTCGCAAGGTCCAGCGGCTGGGCCCCTCCACGCTGGCGATGACGCTGCCGGCCGAGTGGGCGAAGGAACAGAACGTCGAGAAGGGGGACGAGGTGTCGCTGCGGATGGGCGGCAAGGGGACGCTCACGGTCCTGCCCGAGTCCGCGAGCACCGAGGACGCGGAGGCGACGCTGCACGCCGACAACCTCGACGCGGACGCGCTCGAACGCGCCATCCTCGCCCAGTACGTGCTCGGGCGGCGGGTCATCAACATCACCACGAAGGAGGGCGCGCTCGACTCTGACCACATTAACGCCGTCTACAAGGCCGAGACGCAGCTGATGGGGCTGGGCGTCATCGAGGAGACGCCCGAAAACATCGCCATCCGGTGCTCGGTCGACCCCGAGGACTTCACGCTCGACAACCTGCTCGGCCGCCTGGAGAACACGGGCTCGACGATGCGCGGCGAGGCCGTGAAGGCGCTGGCCCACGGCAACCCGGACCTCGCCCAGCGGGCGCTCAACCGCGAGCGGCAGGCGAACAAGATCTTCGTCCTACTCCTCCGGCTCACGTTCACCGCCTACCAGAACCCGAACCTCGCGCGCGCCGTCGGGCTCGACTCTGGCTTCCCGCTCATCGGCTACCGCTCGGTGGCCAAGAACCTCGAACTCATCGCGGACAACGCCGAGGACATCGCGGAGATCGTCATGGAGGCCGACGACCACACGCTCGACGTGGAGTCCTCGACGATGCGGAAGATCCGCGAGGTGACCGACCAGGTCGACGACATCACCGCGATGGCCGTCGAGGCGGTCGTCCAGCGCGACTACTCGCTCACCATCGAGGTGCGCTACCTGTTCCGCGAACTAAAGGACCGCGAGCAGGACATCCTCACGGACCTCCCGGAGATGGACAACGAGCAGCTCCTGCGGGTGCGCGAGGTGCTCGTCAGCCTCCAGGAGACCGCCCAGTACGCGATGCGCATCGCCGAGGTCGCCGCGAACCTCTCGCTGAACGAGGAGAACGAACACGTCAGCATCGAGTAG
- a CDS encoding ATP-NAD kinase family protein → MRIGFLCNPIAGMGGRVGLKGTDGKVAEARARGAEPRSPERARRALAALHERAPDAHLLTWGEPMGDATARDVGFEPERLGEPGAAETGPGDTRAAVEAFLGADADLVLFVGGDGTAADVAAALEGSDVPMLGVPAGVKVYSSVFAVSPEDAAAVAATFERSERREVMDVDEDDYRGGEVNPELRAVAFVPVAERLQSSKQLGGGSVESLAEGVADDVRARPETTWVLGPGSTVGEVKEKLAFEGSPIGVDVYRDGRVVAADATESEILDALGEDNVIVVTPIGGQGFVFGRGNPQLSPAVIRRCELEIVASRDKLDDLRVLRVDTDDPELDEALRGWVKARVGRFERRMLKIV, encoded by the coding sequence ATGCGAATCGGGTTCCTCTGTAACCCCATCGCGGGGATGGGCGGCCGCGTCGGCCTCAAGGGGACCGACGGGAAGGTCGCCGAGGCGCGGGCCCGCGGAGCCGAGCCGCGATCCCCCGAGCGCGCCCGACGAGCCCTCGCCGCGCTCCACGAGCGTGCACCCGACGCGCACCTGCTCACCTGGGGCGAGCCGATGGGCGACGCCACGGCCCGCGACGTCGGGTTCGAACCGGAACGGCTCGGCGAGCCCGGAGCCGCGGAGACCGGCCCCGGCGACACGCGCGCCGCGGTCGAGGCGTTCCTCGGGGCCGACGCCGACCTCGTCCTCTTCGTCGGCGGCGACGGCACCGCGGCGGACGTCGCGGCGGCCCTGGAGGGCAGCGACGTTCCGATGCTCGGCGTCCCCGCGGGCGTGAAGGTGTACTCGTCGGTGTTCGCCGTCTCGCCCGAGGACGCCGCCGCGGTCGCGGCGACGTTCGAGCGGAGCGAACGCCGGGAGGTGATGGACGTCGACGAGGACGACTACCGCGGGGGCGAAGTGAACCCCGAACTCCGCGCCGTCGCGTTCGTCCCCGTCGCCGAGCGTCTCCAGTCGTCGAAACAGCTCGGCGGCGGAAGCGTCGAGTCGCTCGCGGAGGGCGTCGCCGACGACGTGCGTGCCCGACCCGAGACGACGTGGGTGCTCGGGCCGGGCTCGACCGTCGGCGAGGTAAAGGAGAAGCTGGCGTTCGAGGGCTCGCCGATCGGCGTCGACGTGTACCGGGACGGGCGCGTGGTGGCCGCGGACGCGACCGAATCCGAGATCCTCGACGCGCTCGGCGAGGACAACGTCATCGTCGTCACGCCCATCGGCGGGCAGGGGTTCGTGTTCGGCCGCGGCAACCCGCAGCTGTCGCCGGCAGTGATCCGCCGCTGCGAACTGGAGATCGTCGCGTCCCGGGACAAGCTGGACGACCTCCGCGTCCTCCGGGTCGACACCGACGACCCCGAACTGGACGAGGCGCTCCGGGGCTGGGTGAAGGCCCGCGTCGGCCGGTTCGAGCGACGGATGCTGAAGATCGTCTGA
- a CDS encoding DoxX family protein, with product MDATVILQGGTVFDGPGAAEAFLVGRLLFGLVLAFNGLNHFQNVDALTGYAEAKGLPAPRFGVLFSGGMLLFGGLGIAAGALVPWAAGAIVLFALAAAFVFHDFWAVPEEQTQDEMTHFLKNMTILGGALVFLALSSVQWPYSLGI from the coding sequence ATGGACGCTACCGTTATCCTGCAGGGCGGAACCGTGTTCGATGGACCCGGCGCAGCCGAGGCGTTCCTCGTCGGACGGCTGCTGTTCGGCCTGGTACTCGCGTTCAACGGCCTGAACCACTTCCAGAACGTCGACGCGTTGACCGGCTACGCCGAGGCGAAGGGACTCCCCGCGCCCAGGTTCGGCGTGCTGTTCTCGGGCGGGATGCTCCTGTTCGGCGGCCTCGGCATCGCCGCCGGCGCGCTCGTCCCGTGGGCGGCCGGCGCGATCGTGCTGTTCGCGCTCGCCGCCGCGTTCGTCTTCCACGACTTCTGGGCGGTCCCCGAGGAACAGACCCAGGACGAGATGACCCACTTCCTGAAGAACATGACCATCCTCGGCGGCGCGCTCGTGTTCCTCGCGCTCTCCTCGGTCCAGTGGCCCTACAGCCTGGGTATCTGA
- a CDS encoding DICT sensory domain-containing protein — MPLTDLIEDAERGEKRITVFDPPTDAVVAELREYVADQQVRVDVAATDSDLSGYAVLSDERGDEVLTAVDLRHLGGDPVGELGAERTLSPIFEELADTTFTSYDVGQMIAASREIEDRAWRTGVGELHAGFQTGTALSAQTAAYRDLAAKDLDVHVYCTPDTNAPHLDGVTVHAADVREIRESWFVVFDGGGEDERACALLAEERGAGDERAFYGFWTYDPAIVADALEHLWERYHLAA, encoded by the coding sequence ATGCCGCTCACCGACCTCATCGAGGACGCCGAACGGGGCGAAAAGCGGATCACGGTGTTCGATCCGCCGACGGACGCCGTCGTCGCCGAACTCCGCGAGTACGTCGCCGACCAGCAGGTCCGCGTCGACGTCGCCGCGACCGACAGCGACCTCTCCGGGTACGCGGTCCTCTCGGACGAGCGCGGCGACGAGGTGCTCACGGCCGTCGACCTCCGACACCTCGGCGGCGACCCCGTGGGCGAACTCGGGGCCGAACGGACGCTCTCGCCGATCTTCGAGGAGTTGGCCGACACGACGTTCACCTCCTACGACGTCGGGCAGATGATCGCGGCCTCCCGCGAGATCGAGGACCGCGCGTGGCGGACCGGCGTGGGCGAACTCCACGCCGGGTTCCAGACCGGGACGGCGCTGAGCGCACAGACGGCCGCATACCGTGACCTGGCCGCCAAGGACCTCGACGTCCACGTCTACTGTACCCCGGACACGAACGCGCCGCACCTCGACGGGGTCACCGTCCACGCGGCGGACGTCCGCGAGATCCGGGAGTCGTGGTTCGTCGTCTTCGACGGCGGAGGGGAGGACGAACGGGCGTGCGCCCTGCTGGCCGAGGAACGGGGCGCCGGCGACGAGCGGGCGTTCTACGGCTTCTGGACGTACGATCCGGCGATCGTCGCCGACGCGCTGGAACACCTCTGGGAGCGGTATCACCTCGCCGCGTGA